The following are encoded in a window of Pyxidicoccus xibeiensis genomic DNA:
- a CDS encoding FAD binding domain-containing protein, translating into MQTFEWVDAESVEQAASLLGESSERKPVMAKAGGMDLLDLMKNGVVSPARLVNLKTIKGLDGVRYDGKQGLELGALVTLARISREPELRRNYVALADAAEHAATPQVRNAATMGGNLLQRPRCWYFRSDFFHQAGGDDAARVRDGENQYHAIFDNQRTALVHASTPATALVAYGATVELTGPGGKTRVVPVAEFLLPPDMKRPRDTVIAPDEVLTRVRIPAPGAGTKAAYHKQGERESYDWPICDVAVVLRLEGKTVRQASIAMGWVAPTPRRATAAEQLLVGKPLTEDLARQAAKAAVAGATPMSKNAYKVPVLEAVVRRTLLAAAGA; encoded by the coding sequence ATGCAGACCTTCGAGTGGGTAGATGCGGAGTCCGTGGAGCAGGCCGCCTCGCTGCTGGGCGAGAGCAGCGAGCGCAAGCCCGTCATGGCGAAGGCCGGCGGGATGGACCTGCTGGACCTGATGAAGAATGGCGTGGTGTCGCCGGCCCGGCTGGTGAATCTGAAGACCATCAAGGGGCTGGACGGGGTGCGCTACGACGGCAAGCAGGGCCTGGAGCTGGGGGCCCTGGTGACGCTGGCGCGCATCTCCCGGGAGCCGGAGCTGCGGCGCAACTACGTGGCGCTGGCGGACGCGGCCGAGCACGCGGCGACGCCGCAGGTCCGCAACGCGGCCACGATGGGCGGCAACCTGCTCCAGCGGCCCCGCTGCTGGTACTTCCGGAGTGACTTCTTCCATCAGGCCGGCGGCGATGACGCGGCGCGGGTGCGTGACGGGGAGAACCAGTACCACGCCATCTTCGACAACCAGCGCACGGCGCTGGTGCACGCGTCGACGCCGGCCACGGCGCTGGTGGCGTACGGCGCGACGGTTGAGCTGACGGGGCCGGGAGGCAAGACGCGGGTGGTGCCGGTGGCGGAGTTCCTGCTGCCGCCGGACATGAAGCGCCCGCGGGACACGGTCATCGCGCCCGATGAAGTCCTGACGCGAGTGCGAATCCCCGCGCCGGGAGCGGGCACGAAGGCGGCGTACCACAAGCAGGGCGAGCGGGAGAGCTACGACTGGCCCATCTGCGACGTGGCGGTGGTGCTGCGGCTGGAGGGGAAGACGGTGCGCCAGGCGTCCATCGCCATGGGCTGGGTGGCGCCCACGCCGAGGCGCGCGACGGCGGCGGAGCAGCTCCTGGTGGGCAAGCCGCTCACCGAGGACCTGGCACGGCAGGCGGCGAAGGCGGCGGTGGCTGGAGCGACGCCAATGTCGAAGAACGCCTACAAGGTGCCGGTGCTGGAGGCGGTGGTTCGACGGACGCTGCTCGCCGCTGCGGGGGCCTGA
- a CDS encoding xanthine dehydrogenase family protein molybdopterin-binding subunit has translation MQDVKDTTGTQGPTKSAESPKASGPQKPPPPNPGPARQQTMQYGIVGAGMKEVTRRVPEDEPPPLPENAKLKSIGKPISRLDGVEKVTGRARYTFDVQLPGMLWGARLVSPYPHARIKSIDTSAAERYPGVRAIHVMEKLLATARLRDPKAEQGNRYPTIRYAGQPIAGIAADSQRAAEAAVRLIKVEYERLPHVTRIEEAMKEGAPIVFPGPTEQPATAGGGGAPPGLPQKGNVRGPDTRPRGMGPRGDVEKGFRESDVVVEAEYRTQVQTHVPMEPHGLVADWRDDLLTLYASTQHVGSVRDEAAEHFDLPKNRVRVISDFTGGGFGAKYGIGNFGLLAIHLSRKAHAPVRMILDRREEHVSGGNRPNSIQKLKIGAKRDGSLVALQLQAHGSGGVAGGAGVGFAHATLYDCPNVKVEQYDVFTNAGPCAAFRAPGQAQGIFGLEQAIDEVAEQLKLDPVALRAKLDISGTDDSLARAHERKVGADRFGWSKRRPAGSDKGPIKRGMGFAQSQWLYLVHRNTAVEVRLTGDGSVEAFNATQDIGTGTRTIFAQVVAEEFGLRPEQIGAHVGDSRYPMGPSSGGSKVTSSLTPAARNAAYRCARDLASRLAPHFEAKADDIVFVDGKVMVKGRPNTALAFKDAVKKAGVTELSHRAERRDDYEGYAMVTPEVAISKHGIGGVQFAEVAVDTETGIVRVERVVAVHDCGRPINPKLTESQIYGGVIQGMSYALYEERHLDAASGHQLNANVDQYKIVGSREVPNIEVILLEQLGAQTSTDARGVAEPANVATAAAVANAFYNATGKRIRTLPMTPANVLAALRA, from the coding sequence ATGCAAGACGTCAAGGACACCACCGGCACCCAGGGCCCCACCAAGTCGGCGGAGAGCCCGAAGGCCTCGGGCCCCCAGAAGCCGCCGCCTCCCAACCCCGGCCCCGCGAGGCAGCAGACGATGCAGTACGGCATCGTCGGCGCGGGCATGAAGGAGGTCACCCGCCGCGTCCCCGAGGATGAGCCCCCTCCCCTCCCGGAGAACGCGAAGCTGAAGTCGATTGGCAAGCCCATCTCCCGGCTGGACGGCGTGGAGAAGGTGACGGGCCGGGCCCGCTACACGTTCGACGTGCAGCTTCCGGGAATGCTCTGGGGCGCGCGGCTGGTGTCGCCGTACCCGCACGCGCGCATCAAGTCCATCGACACGTCGGCGGCCGAGCGCTACCCGGGCGTGCGCGCCATCCACGTCATGGAGAAGCTGCTGGCCACCGCGCGGCTGAGGGACCCGAAGGCCGAGCAGGGCAACCGCTACCCCACCATCCGCTACGCGGGCCAGCCCATCGCCGGAATCGCCGCGGACTCGCAACGCGCCGCCGAGGCCGCGGTCCGGCTCATCAAGGTGGAGTACGAGCGCCTGCCCCACGTCACCCGCATCGAAGAGGCCATGAAGGAGGGCGCGCCCATCGTCTTCCCCGGCCCCACCGAGCAGCCCGCGACGGCGGGCGGCGGCGGCGCGCCCCCGGGCCTGCCGCAGAAGGGCAACGTGCGCGGCCCCGACACCCGGCCGCGAGGCATGGGCCCGCGCGGCGACGTGGAGAAGGGCTTCCGCGAGTCCGACGTGGTGGTGGAGGCGGAGTACCGGACGCAGGTGCAGACGCACGTGCCCATGGAGCCGCATGGCCTGGTGGCGGACTGGCGGGACGACCTGCTCACCCTCTACGCCTCCACCCAGCACGTGGGCAGCGTGCGCGACGAGGCCGCCGAGCACTTCGATTTGCCGAAGAACCGGGTCCGCGTCATCAGCGACTTCACGGGCGGCGGCTTCGGCGCGAAGTACGGCATCGGCAACTTCGGCCTGCTGGCCATCCACCTGTCGCGCAAGGCGCATGCGCCGGTGCGGATGATTCTGGACCGCCGCGAGGAGCACGTGTCCGGCGGCAACCGGCCCAACAGCATCCAGAAGCTGAAGATTGGCGCGAAGCGCGACGGCTCGCTGGTGGCGCTGCAGCTCCAGGCCCATGGCAGCGGCGGCGTGGCCGGAGGCGCGGGCGTCGGCTTCGCCCACGCCACGCTCTACGACTGTCCCAACGTGAAGGTGGAGCAGTACGACGTCTTCACCAACGCCGGGCCCTGCGCCGCCTTCCGGGCGCCGGGACAGGCCCAGGGCATCTTCGGCCTCGAGCAGGCCATCGACGAGGTGGCGGAGCAGCTCAAGCTGGACCCGGTGGCGCTGCGCGCGAAGCTGGACATCTCCGGCACGGACGACTCGCTGGCCCGGGCACACGAGCGCAAGGTGGGCGCGGACCGGTTCGGCTGGAGCAAGCGCCGGCCCGCGGGCTCGGACAAGGGCCCCATCAAGCGGGGCATGGGCTTCGCGCAGTCGCAGTGGCTCTACCTCGTCCACCGCAACACGGCGGTGGAGGTGCGGCTGACGGGCGACGGCTCGGTGGAGGCCTTCAACGCCACGCAGGACATCGGCACCGGGACGCGGACCATCTTCGCGCAGGTGGTGGCGGAGGAGTTCGGCCTGCGTCCCGAGCAGATTGGCGCCCATGTCGGTGACTCGCGCTATCCGATGGGGCCGTCCTCCGGCGGCAGCAAGGTCACCAGCTCGCTGACGCCGGCGGCCCGCAATGCCGCGTATCGCTGCGCCCGTGATTTGGCCTCGCGGCTGGCGCCGCACTTCGAGGCGAAGGCGGACGACATCGTCTTCGTCGACGGCAAGGTGATGGTGAAGGGCCGGCCCAACACGGCGCTTGCCTTCAAGGACGCCGTGAAGAAGGCCGGGGTGACGGAGCTGTCCCACCGGGCCGAGCGCCGCGACGACTACGAGGGGTACGCGATGGTGACGCCGGAGGTGGCCATCAGCAAGCACGGCATCGGCGGCGTGCAGTTCGCCGAAGTCGCGGTCGACACGGAGACGGGCATCGTCAGGGTGGAGCGGGTGGTCGCGGTGCACGACTGTGGGCGCCCCATCAACCCCAAGCTGACGGAGAGTCAAATCTACGGCGGCGTGATTCAGGGGATGAGCTACGCGCTCTACGAGGAGCGGCACCTGGACGCGGCCAGCGGGCACCAGCTCAACGCCAACGTGGACCAGTACAAGATTGTGGGCTCGCGCGAGGTGCCGAACATCGAGGTCATCCTGTTGGAGCAACTGGGCGCGCAGACGTCGACGGATGCGCGCGGCGTCGCCGAGCCCGCCAACGTGGCGACGGCGGCGGCGGTGGCCAATGCCTTCTACAACGCGACGGGCAAGCGCATCCGCACGCTGCCGATGACGCCCGCCAACGTGCTCGCGGCGCTGCGGGCCTGA
- a CDS encoding (2Fe-2S)-binding protein translates to MAHSDDDAPKPLLPKLSRRAFFTGAGASAISATLVQTAAEAATAAAGPTVLGPEPEPLTLSINGRPTAVTVDPGTTLADLLRNQLGLTGTKVGCDRGACSACTVWLDGEVAAACMTLVLDTRGRKVTTIEGLAKGDELHPVQRAFVENDALQCGFCTPGMVMSCAALVDRNPKCTLDDVKQAVSGHLCRCGTYPNVFKATLAAAQAGGKGKGKS, encoded by the coding sequence GTGGCCCATTCCGACGATGACGCCCCGAAGCCCCTGCTGCCCAAGCTGAGCCGTCGCGCCTTCTTCACCGGCGCGGGTGCCTCGGCCATCAGCGCCACCCTGGTCCAGACGGCCGCGGAGGCCGCGACGGCCGCCGCGGGCCCCACCGTCCTGGGTCCCGAGCCCGAGCCGCTGACGCTCTCCATCAATGGCCGGCCCACCGCCGTCACGGTGGACCCGGGCACGACGCTGGCGGACCTGCTCCGCAACCAGCTCGGCCTGACGGGGACGAAGGTGGGGTGCGACCGGGGGGCCTGCTCGGCCTGCACGGTGTGGCTCGACGGCGAGGTCGCCGCGGCCTGCATGACGCTGGTCCTGGACACCCGGGGCCGGAAGGTCACCACGATTGAGGGGCTCGCGAAGGGCGACGAGCTGCACCCGGTGCAGCGCGCCTTCGTGGAGAACGACGCGCTCCAGTGCGGCTTCTGCACGCCGGGCATGGTGATGAGCTGCGCGGCGCTGGTGGACCGCAACCCGAAGTGCACGCTCGATGACGTGAAGCAGGCGGTCAGCGGGCACCTGTGCCGGTGTGGCACCTATCCCAACGTCTTCAAGGCCACCCTGGCGGCGGCCCAGGCGGGTGGCAAGGGCAAGGGGAAGAGCTGA
- a CDS encoding flavin monoamine oxidase family protein has product MARTPLFELFRQTTRVALASDRRGVPSREAAQAMRMDRRSVLKGLTVAGVGLAVAPARAQEAKPPPSSLRVGIVGGGLAGLACAYDLKRAGILATVHETNDRPGGRVFSLGGTFGGPVSFPGQVAERGGEFIDNGHKTMLGYAQEFNLAKEDVQKVAGEVFYFFGGQRHPESAVVDEYRAFVAAMQPDLRALSGAPTADLHTPVDRQFDLMDLRTYLETRGAGPVVKAAIIAAYEAEYGAPADQQSCLNFLFFIRANRRSRFEPFGSSDERYHLVGGNQQIPRELAARLSGQLRYGERLEAVRKTAAGALQLTFRRGSTAVTATYDAVVLAVPFTVLRGVTLDASLALPAWKTLAIQQLGYGTNAKMMVGFQGPVWSERGCTGTSYSDLADHQSTWETSPTTATTQHAILTDYSSGPRGASLDPSNVAREAERFVAALDRVIPGSAAKVKRGAGGRILAHLEQWTTNPNTRGSYTSYKPGQFTSICGNEGKPVGNLYFAGEHANSFYWWQGFMEGAALSGKDTAAAILQAAKVATL; this is encoded by the coding sequence GTGGCCCGCACCCCCCTCTTCGAGCTGTTCCGTCAGACCACCCGCGTTGCCCTCGCTTCGGACCGGCGGGGCGTTCCCAGCCGTGAGGCGGCGCAGGCCATGCGGATGGACCGGCGCTCGGTGCTGAAGGGGCTCACCGTGGCGGGCGTGGGGCTGGCGGTGGCGCCGGCGCGGGCGCAGGAGGCGAAGCCGCCGCCGTCGTCCCTGCGGGTGGGCATCGTGGGTGGAGGCCTGGCGGGGCTGGCGTGCGCGTATGACCTGAAGCGCGCGGGCATCCTCGCCACGGTGCACGAGACGAACGACCGGCCCGGCGGGCGCGTCTTCTCCCTGGGCGGCACCTTCGGAGGGCCCGTGAGCTTCCCGGGGCAGGTGGCGGAGCGCGGCGGCGAGTTCATCGACAACGGCCACAAGACGATGCTGGGCTACGCGCAGGAGTTCAACCTCGCGAAGGAGGACGTCCAGAAGGTGGCCGGCGAGGTGTTCTACTTCTTCGGAGGCCAGCGCCACCCCGAGTCCGCGGTGGTGGACGAGTACCGGGCCTTCGTCGCCGCCATGCAGCCCGACCTTCGGGCGCTGTCCGGGGCGCCGACGGCGGACCTGCACACCCCGGTGGACCGGCAGTTCGACCTGATGGACCTGCGCACGTACCTGGAGACGCGCGGCGCGGGCCCGGTGGTGAAGGCGGCCATCATCGCCGCGTACGAGGCGGAGTACGGCGCCCCGGCGGACCAGCAGAGCTGCCTCAACTTCCTCTTCTTCATCCGCGCCAACCGGCGCTCTCGCTTCGAGCCCTTCGGCAGCAGCGACGAGCGCTACCACCTGGTGGGCGGCAACCAGCAGATTCCACGCGAGCTGGCCGCGCGCCTGTCCGGGCAGCTGCGCTACGGCGAGCGCCTGGAGGCCGTGCGCAAGACGGCGGCGGGCGCCCTGCAGCTCACCTTCCGGCGCGGGAGCACGGCCGTCACCGCCACGTATGACGCGGTGGTGCTCGCGGTGCCCTTCACCGTCCTGCGCGGCGTCACGCTGGACGCCTCGCTGGCGCTGCCGGCGTGGAAGACGCTGGCGATTCAGCAGCTCGGCTACGGCACCAACGCGAAGATGATGGTGGGCTTCCAGGGCCCCGTCTGGTCCGAGCGCGGCTGCACGGGCACGTCATACTCGGACCTGGCGGACCACCAGTCCACCTGGGAGACGAGCCCCACCACGGCTACCACGCAGCATGCGATCCTGACGGACTACTCCAGCGGCCCGCGCGGCGCCTCGCTGGACCCGAGCAACGTGGCCCGCGAGGCCGAGCGCTTCGTGGCGGCCCTGGACCGCGTGATTCCGGGCTCGGCCGCGAAGGTGAAGCGCGGCGCGGGCGGCCGCATCCTCGCGCACCTGGAGCAGTGGACGACCAACCCCAACACGCGCGGCAGCTACACCTCCTACAAGCCCGGCCAGTTCACCAGCATCTGCGGCAACGAGGGCAAGCCCGTGGGCAACCTCTACTTCGCCGGCGAGCACGCGAACTCGTTCTACTGGTGGCAGGGCTTCATGGAGGGCGCGGCGCTGTCCGGCAAGGACACCGCGGCGGCCATCCTCCAGGCGGCGAAGGTCGCCACGCTCTGA
- a CDS encoding DUF1989 domain-containing protein, whose protein sequence is MSQEQIIPAAGGVGVRLRQGERLRVIDPQGGQSGDVFAVSADGAERLSNGRTFDYQGKIYLSTGDVLWSDRSRPMLTIVADDVGRHDFLYASCTIEMYRLQYGVKGNHPNCADNLGNALRGLGVDPGPPPTAFNVFMCADVGPDGALSFRPPPSRPGAAITFRAEMDLAVALSSCPASTCNGGQPPRPLAFEVLPPA, encoded by the coding sequence ATGTCACAGGAACAAATCATTCCGGCCGCGGGAGGCGTGGGCGTTCGCCTGCGCCAGGGGGAGCGACTGCGCGTCATCGATCCCCAGGGCGGGCAGTCCGGGGACGTGTTCGCCGTGTCGGCCGACGGCGCGGAGCGGCTGTCGAACGGCCGCACCTTTGATTACCAGGGGAAGATCTACCTCTCGACCGGCGACGTGCTGTGGTCCGACCGCAGCCGACCGATGCTCACCATCGTCGCCGACGACGTGGGGCGGCACGATTTCCTCTATGCCTCCTGCACAATCGAGATGTACCGCCTGCAGTACGGCGTCAAAGGCAACCACCCCAACTGCGCCGACAACCTCGGCAACGCCCTGCGCGGGCTCGGCGTGGACCCCGGGCCGCCGCCGACGGCGTTCAATGTCTTCATGTGCGCCGACGTCGGGCCGGACGGCGCCCTCTCCTTCCGTCCACCGCCCTCGCGCCCTGGCGCGGCAATCACCTTCCGCGCAGAGATGGACCTGGCCGTCGCGCTCTCCTCCTGTCCCGCCTCCACCTGCAACGGCGGACAGCCGCCGCGGCCTCTCGCCTTCGAGGTGCTGCCGCCAGCCTGA
- a CDS encoding STAS domain-containing protein produces the protein MAANPKINIGFDVEWDLERGLNLWAGTPTLSMWVPTTVAGMMEGLCAMVGVERFNLCMQLGGQQSVEGDWAVISSRPSFEEGLKLMASIAWPAGWGRWELVSLDRERKQAHYRVTNGWEALYQRALNVKWGSAMMAGKLAGITSKLFDTPCWAEQTSFAATGAAHDEFLVSPTDVTIEERLNLLLAAGQATNADLAVALQKLRTEIDERARSEEQLREKLLLIQEQERALRELSAPILQVWNGVLAVPVMGGLNQESATSLMDRLLHALPGTQTRHVILDLTAVDMVDTNIADHLLRIVRAVELLGARVVVTGIRAAVSQTLVSLGVGLGNITTLRNLQEGLSACLADQGMRLER, from the coding sequence ATGGCCGCGAACCCGAAGATCAATATCGGCTTTGATGTCGAGTGGGACCTCGAGCGGGGGCTCAACCTGTGGGCAGGGACCCCGACGCTGAGCATGTGGGTCCCGACCACGGTCGCCGGAATGATGGAGGGGCTGTGTGCAATGGTCGGAGTCGAGCGCTTCAACCTGTGCATGCAGCTCGGCGGCCAGCAGAGCGTGGAGGGCGATTGGGCCGTCATCAGCTCGCGGCCATCCTTCGAGGAGGGGCTGAAGCTGATGGCGAGCATCGCCTGGCCGGCCGGGTGGGGCCGCTGGGAGCTGGTCTCGCTCGATCGCGAGCGCAAGCAGGCCCACTATCGCGTGACCAACGGCTGGGAGGCGCTCTACCAGCGGGCGCTCAACGTGAAGTGGGGCAGCGCGATGATGGCGGGCAAGCTGGCGGGAATCACGTCGAAGCTGTTCGACACGCCGTGCTGGGCCGAGCAGACCTCCTTCGCCGCCACCGGCGCCGCCCACGATGAATTCCTGGTGAGCCCGACCGACGTGACGATCGAGGAGCGACTGAACCTGTTGCTCGCGGCCGGTCAAGCCACCAATGCGGACCTGGCGGTCGCGCTGCAAAAACTGCGGACGGAGATCGACGAGCGCGCCCGGTCGGAAGAGCAACTGCGCGAGAAGTTGTTGCTCATTCAAGAACAGGAGCGGGCGCTACGCGAGCTGTCTGCACCGATTCTGCAAGTGTGGAACGGAGTCCTGGCAGTGCCCGTGATGGGTGGCCTCAATCAGGAGAGCGCGACCTCGCTCATGGATCGCCTGCTGCACGCGCTTCCCGGCACCCAGACCCGGCACGTCATCCTCGATCTCACCGCGGTCGACATGGTCGACACCAACATCGCCGACCATCTGCTGCGAATCGTCCGCGCCGTCGAGTTGCTGGGAGCCCGCGTGGTCGTCACCGGCATTCGCGCCGCGGTGTCGCAGACGCTGGTGTCGCTCGGGGTGGGGCTGGGAAACATCACCACCCTGCGCAACCTGCAAGAGGGACTGAGCGCGTGCCTCGCCGACCAGGGCATGCGCCTGGAGCGGTAG
- a CDS encoding kinetoplast-associated protein, with product MASRTTSKRNAVARNRSAEATKAAFDDLARKARSKPVVVSKEQDARDTHAKNVLADVASLTAEAAVKKVTEAGLTINKTLAGINEQVISLVEELKQLDEAIQLKTEELNGLHGKDIAASAIDVLVAEYDKKKAELETEMERLRKDIADTRAKAAADLAAEREAAEVARKRAEELYAYDTQQNRKKEQDAFAEGLRQQSATERDRKEKLEKEWATREESLKLREKELEDLRKQVAEFPLVLKKETDTASAIVGNRVKSEWDLKLTLATKDAETAQRVASMEIASLKETTSKQAQAIQSLQAELNEAKRQVQAIAEKALESASGARALAEVQGVIQSREYNKGK from the coding sequence ATGGCTTCTCGCACCACGTCCAAGCGCAACGCCGTCGCCCGCAACCGCTCCGCCGAGGCCACCAAGGCCGCCTTCGACGACCTGGCCCGCAAGGCCCGCAGCAAGCCCGTCGTCGTCTCCAAGGAGCAGGACGCCCGCGACACGCACGCGAAGAACGTCCTCGCGGACGTTGCCAGCCTCACCGCCGAGGCGGCCGTGAAGAAGGTCACCGAGGCCGGCCTCACCATCAACAAGACGCTGGCCGGCATCAACGAGCAGGTCATCTCGCTGGTGGAGGAGCTCAAGCAGCTCGACGAGGCCATCCAGCTCAAGACGGAGGAGCTCAACGGCCTGCACGGCAAGGACATCGCCGCCAGCGCCATCGACGTGCTCGTGGCCGAGTACGACAAGAAGAAGGCCGAGCTGGAGACGGAGATGGAGCGGCTGCGCAAGGACATCGCGGACACCCGCGCGAAGGCCGCCGCGGACCTCGCCGCCGAGCGTGAGGCCGCCGAGGTGGCCCGCAAGCGCGCCGAGGAACTGTACGCCTACGACACCCAGCAGAACCGCAAGAAGGAGCAGGACGCCTTCGCCGAGGGGCTGCGCCAGCAGTCCGCCACCGAGCGCGACCGCAAGGAGAAGCTGGAGAAGGAGTGGGCCACCCGCGAGGAGTCCCTGAAGCTGCGTGAGAAGGAGCTGGAGGACCTGCGCAAGCAGGTGGCCGAGTTCCCGCTGGTGCTGAAGAAGGAGACGGACACCGCGTCCGCCATCGTCGGCAACCGCGTGAAGTCCGAGTGGGACCTGAAGCTCACGCTCGCCACCAAGGACGCCGAGACGGCGCAGCGCGTGGCCAGCATGGAGATTGCCTCGCTGAAGGAGACCACCTCCAAGCAGGCCCAGGCCATCCAGTCGCTCCAGGCCGAGCTGAACGAGGCCAAGCGTCAGGTGCAGGCCATCGCCGAGAAGGCCCTCGAGTCCGCCTCCGGCGCCCGCGCGCTGGCCGAGGTCCAGGGCGTCATCCAGAGCCGCGAGTACAACAAGGGCAAGTAG
- the asnS gene encoding asparagine--tRNA ligase: MQVVSVKKVLAGAQEEGSKVEVRGWVRTRRDSKAGISFVNVSDGSTFDPIQVVAPATLPNYEKEILHLTAGCSVVARGTLVKSQGKGQAFEVQADEVQVLGFVDDPDTYPIQPKQHTLEFLRDVAHLRVRTNTFGAITRVRHKAAQAVHRFFDEEGFFWVNTPIITASDAEGAGQMFRVSTLDTVNPPRTPEGKIDWHKDFFGKEAYLTVSGQLNVEAYAMAMSKVYTFGPTFRAENSNTTRHLAEFWMIEPEIAFADLNEDANLAERFLKSVFKSVLTECAPDFKFFEERVQKGVTERMEKFITSSFERIDYTEAIEILKKAKKKFEYTPEWGKDLQTEHERYLTEEHVGRPVVVMNYPEAIKAFYMRINEDGKTVAAMDVLAPGIGEIIGGSQREERLDVLDARMKKFGLQPEHYQWYRDLRRYGSVPHAGFGLGFERLIVYMCGLQNIRDAIPYPRVPGWAQF; encoded by the coding sequence ATGCAGGTCGTCAGTGTGAAGAAGGTCCTCGCGGGCGCCCAGGAGGAGGGTTCGAAGGTGGAGGTCCGCGGCTGGGTGCGCACGCGCCGCGACTCCAAGGCGGGCATCAGCTTCGTCAACGTGAGCGACGGCTCCACGTTCGACCCCATCCAGGTCGTCGCCCCGGCCACGCTGCCCAACTACGAGAAGGAAATCCTCCACCTCACCGCGGGCTGCTCCGTGGTTGCCCGGGGCACGCTGGTGAAGTCCCAGGGCAAGGGGCAGGCCTTCGAGGTCCAGGCCGATGAAGTCCAGGTGCTGGGCTTCGTGGACGACCCGGACACGTACCCCATCCAGCCCAAGCAGCACACGCTGGAGTTCCTGCGCGACGTGGCCCACCTGCGCGTGCGCACCAACACGTTCGGCGCCATTACGCGCGTGCGCCACAAGGCGGCCCAGGCCGTCCACCGCTTCTTCGACGAAGAGGGCTTCTTCTGGGTCAACACGCCCATCATCACCGCCAGCGACGCGGAGGGCGCCGGGCAGATGTTCCGCGTGTCCACGCTGGACACCGTCAACCCGCCCCGCACGCCGGAAGGCAAGATTGACTGGCACAAGGACTTCTTCGGCAAGGAGGCTTACCTCACCGTCTCCGGCCAGCTCAACGTGGAGGCCTACGCCATGGCCATGTCGAAGGTGTACACCTTCGGCCCCACCTTCCGGGCGGAGAACTCCAACACCACGCGCCACCTGGCCGAGTTCTGGATGATTGAGCCCGAAATCGCCTTCGCGGACCTCAACGAGGACGCGAACCTGGCGGAGCGCTTCCTCAAGTCCGTCTTCAAGTCGGTGCTCACCGAGTGCGCGCCGGACTTCAAGTTCTTCGAGGAGCGCGTGCAGAAGGGCGTCACCGAGCGCATGGAGAAGTTCATCACCTCCAGCTTCGAGCGCATCGACTACACCGAGGCCATCGAAATCCTGAAGAAGGCCAAGAAGAAGTTCGAGTACACGCCGGAGTGGGGCAAGGACCTCCAGACGGAGCACGAGCGCTACCTCACCGAGGAGCACGTGGGCCGGCCGGTGGTGGTGATGAACTACCCGGAGGCCATCAAGGCCTTCTACATGCGCATCAACGAGGACGGGAAGACGGTGGCCGCCATGGACGTGCTGGCGCCCGGCATCGGAGAAATCATCGGCGGCAGCCAGCGCGAGGAGCGGCTGGACGTGCTGGACGCGCGCATGAAGAAGTTCGGCCTCCAGCCCGAGCACTACCAGTGGTACCGCGACCTGCGCCGCTACGGCTCGGTGCCGCACGCGGGCTTCGGGCTCGGGTTCGAGCGGCTCATCGTCTACATGTGCGGCCTGCAGAACATCCGCGACGCCATTCCCTACCCGCGTGTGCCGGGCTGGGCGCAGTTCTGA